ACATGCTTTACGATATCTTTTAGTACTAGCGGTATTACGTCGCCGTGTCCTTGCCCTTCGTAGATTTTAAATTCGTATTTGACGCCCGACTTTTTTAGAATTTCAGCTAAATCGGCCGCTTTTAGTATATTTTCTTTGTCCGTTTTGCCCGCTCTTTTTTCTAATTCTCCTACGCTAAGTCTTATAAAGCTCGCCTTTAATCCAATTTTTAGTTTGCCGTCGTTATCTAAGGCGTCCTTTATAATTTTTGAATCTCCCCACCAAAGAGACGGAGAAGCTACAAAAAACTCATCAAATATACCGTCGTTTTGTAAAAGCGAATAAACTAAAAATAGTCCGCCGAAAGAGTGGCCGTAAAATATTTTTTCGCTATTTTTTATATCGTATTCCTTGTCCACAAACGGCATTAGCCTCTCTTTTATAAATTTATAAAATTTGTCCGCATTGCCGCCTTGCTCGTATTCGTCGCCTTGGACTAACGGCGTTAGGTCCTTTGTTCGCCTTGCAGTATCGTAAGCTAGCGGCGTATCGTATCCGACGCCTATGATAAGCGGCACGCTACCGCTAGAAGTAAAATTTCTGAATAAATTAAGCAACACGGAAAATTGCGCATTTGCATCGAGCATAAAAATCGCTTTTGGATAAAAGTTGCGGTTTTTCGGGACGGCTTGAAAAATTTTATATATTTCTCCGCCCGCGTTTTCTAGTATGGAGTATTTTACATCAAAAAGCCGATAAACGCTTTCATCTATCGGCTCTATGTATTGAGTAGGCTTTGCGTTGGCTATACTAATCATAATCAAAGCTCCCAAAAATAATTTAACAATCCTTACCACTTCGCGCTTACCTTAAACCAAAATCTCCTACCCTCTTCAGGATACCAGTAATAGTTGCCGTCATCGGCCATTCCCTCGTCGTAGCGAATATTATCAAAGATATTATAAGCGGTCAAATTTAAGCTTAAATTTTTATTTACTTCCCAGCTAGCACCCAAATCGACGGTAAAAAGCTTCTTGTCGTTTTCGCTTACTTTGTTGCCGGGACCGAATTTAACGCTGGTTAGCTCGCTCTCGTAGTTTGCTCCGGCAAAGGTGCTCACGCTTGCGATAGGCTTATACGTTAGCGTCAAATTTGCCGCATGCTCGGGCGTTGCAGTCAGAGATTTGCCGTCTAGTCGGCCAAGATTGGTCTGGCTAAATTTGACCGGGCCGTTTGGGGTATTAATCGTCGGATCGCCGGTTTTGATTTTGGAGTTGTTGTATGTGTAGTTGCCGCGCAAATTTAGATTTTTTAGTATGTCGTAGTCTGCGCTAAGCTCGATGCCCCAGACGTCTGCACCGTCGATGTTAAAGTAAGTTCCCCAGCCCGGGCAGTTTACGTGCGGAGCCGTAGCGCACGAGCCAAATGCCGGAATACGGTTTATGCTGCTGCCGTCGGTATCTAGGATTTTATCTTTAAACTCGTTTCTAAATAGAGTAACCGAACCTCTGAAATCGTTGCCGCTATCGTAGTAAGCGCCGATTTCATAAGTTAGGCTCTTTTCGGGTTTTAGGTCTGCATTACCGAAATCTACTATCCTCCAGCCGCCTTGTATGGTGCCGACTTCCGGCGAGATCTGATTGACGTTCGGCGTCTTATATCCTGTTGCTACGCCGCCTTTTAGCGTCCAGTTGTCGCTTAGATTGTAAACTAGATACGCACGCGGCGAGAGATGATCGTCGAAAAATTCGTTATGCGTGAAGCGACCGCCCAGCGTCAAATAAAGCTTGTCGTCTAAAATTTCCCACTCGTCTTCTAAAAATGCCGCATGCTCTTTCATGGAGTAGGCTTTTGGGTTTCGTAGCACGCTTCTACTTGAATTTGATACGATAAATGTGGTTTTTGTCGTCTGTTTGCTAAAATCATAGCCGAAAGTTAGCGTATGCGAATCCAGGAAGGTGCTAAATTTGGAGTTAAAGTTGTGGTTTTTGACTTCAGCCGGCGTTAAGCTATCAAAGAGGCTTGTTCGCTTCGTCTGATCGTAAATGTAGCTCACGTCGGCATTTAAATTTTCAAAATTTCCCAGGTATCCTACTCCGTAGCTATCTTTTTTGTAGTCGTAGCTATTTAACAGCCTGTTTGTCCTTACGGTTGCCGTCTTGCCGACGGTCCTAGAGTATTCGTGGCGTTCTTGGGAGGCTAGGAGATAAAATTTA
The uncultured Campylobacter sp. DNA segment above includes these coding regions:
- a CDS encoding alpha/beta hydrolase-fold protein translates to MISIANAKPTQYIEPIDESVYRLFDVKYSILENAGGEIYKIFQAVPKNRNFYPKAIFMLDANAQFSVLLNLFRNFTSSGSVPLIIGVGYDTPLAYDTARRTKDLTPLVQGDEYEQGGNADKFYKFIKERLMPFVDKEYDIKNSEKIFYGHSFGGLFLVYSLLQNDGIFDEFFVASPSLWWGDSKIIKDALDNDGKLKIGLKASFIRLSVGELEKRAGKTDKENILKAADLAEILKKSGVKYEFKIYEGQGHGDVIPLVLKDIVKHVSE
- a CDS encoding TonB-dependent receptor; its protein translation is MVVSKNKAFAPIVSLVCAINLQAVDNINLEEVVVTASGFSQSIKNAPASISIVKNDDLAKDSFTSLHSIASKAPGVSVIGGEDGPASGISIRGMEGSQTLVLIDGKRVNSSAANPKGGAGDMNSNFIPPVEAIEHIEIIRGPMSSLYGSDAVGGVINIITKKNFDKFSGSVSISGIAQAHSGIGSQRQADFYLNFPLLNKYLGLQLWGYKKLRDEDSYPGGYQESDKKNFSAKLWITPDEYNKFYLLASQERHEYSRTVGKTATVRTNRLLNSYDYKKDSYGVGYLGNFENLNADVSYIYDQTKRTSLFDSLTPAEVKNHNFNSKFSTFLDSHTLTFGYDFSKQTTKTTFIVSNSSRSVLRNPKAYSMKEHAAFLEDEWEILDDKLYLTLGGRFTHNEFFDDHLSPRAYLVYNLSDNWTLKGGVATGYKTPNVNQISPEVGTIQGGWRIVDFGNADLKPEKSLTYEIGAYYDSGNDFRGSVTLFRNEFKDKILDTDGSSINRIPAFGSCATAPHVNCPGWGTYFNIDGADVWGIELSADYDILKNLNLRGNYTYNNSKIKTGDPTINTPNGPVKFSQTNLGRLDGKSLTATPEHAANLTLTYKPIASVSTFAGANYESELTSVKFGPGNKVSENDKKLFTVDLGASWEVNKNLSLNLTAYNIFDNIRYDEGMADDGNYYWYPEEGRRFWFKVSAKW